The following are from one region of the Vitis riparia cultivar Riparia Gloire de Montpellier isolate 1030 chromosome 14, EGFV_Vit.rip_1.0, whole genome shotgun sequence genome:
- the LOC117929776 gene encoding homeobox-leucine zipper protein ATHB-13-like, with protein MICIEMAFLPTDFLFQTHLEDHPPYTSHTGLPSCTPQDFHGVIPVLMKRSMSFSGVDGCEEVHGDDDFSDDGSQAGEKKRRLNLEQVKTLEKNFELGNKLEPERKMQLARTLGLQPRQIAIWFQNRRARWKTKQLEKDYDLLKRQFEAVRADNDALQAQNKKLHAELLALKSREPKGVGPINLNKETDQISWSNGSENSSGINLDISRTTLINSPVSSQLSSKQFFPSSLRPASITQLLQGSPRSDIHCQKIDQIVQDESFCNIFSGISDQSGLWAWPEQDHFHQNQA; from the exons ATGATTTGCATTGAAATGGCCTTCCTTCCTACAGATTTCCTTTTTCAGACTCATCTAGAGGACCACCCTCCTTACACCTCTCACACTGGCCTCCCCTCATGTACACCTCAGGACTTCCATG GTGTTATCCCAGTCCTAATGAAGAGATCCATGTCTTTCTCTGGGGTTGATGGGTGTGAGGAAGTGCATGGAGATGATGACTTTTCGGATGATGGATCGCAGGCTGGGGAGAAGAAGAGGAGGCTCAACTTGGAACAGGTGAAGACCCTTGAGAAGAACTTTGAGTTGGGCAACAAGCTTGAGCCTGAGAGGAAAATGCAGCTGGCTAGGACCTTGGGTCTGCAACCCAGACAGATTGCTATATGGTTCCAAAACAGGAGGGCCAGGTGGAAAACCAAGCAACTAGAGAAAGACTATGACCTCTTGAAGAGACAGTTCGAAGCAGTCAGGGCTGACAATGATGCTCTTCAGGCTCAGAACAAGAAGCTTCATGCAGAG TTATTGGCTCTAAAAAGTAGAGAACCCAAGGGAGTTGGACCCATAAACCTTAACAAAGAAACTGATCAGATTTCTTGGAGCAATGGAAGTGAGAACAGCTCCGGCATCAACCTAGACATCTCAAGAACAACTCTCATAAACAGCCCCGTCTCTTCCCAATTAAGCAGCAAGCAATTCTTCCCTTCATCCCTCAGGCCAGCAAGCATAACCCAACTCCTCCAAGGCTCCCCAAGATCAGACATCCACTGCCAAAAGATCGACCAAATTGTTCAAGACGAAAGCTTCTGCAACATATTCAGTGGCATCAGCGACCAGTCTGGATTATGGGCTTGGCCGGAGCAGGaccatttccatcaaaaccAGGCCTAG